A single Echinimonas agarilytica DNA region contains:
- a CDS encoding EAL domain-containing protein, which produces MIELVFYISIGFILYAAFNALSFAALNRRNSDKLWFAALAICVGFYQYFTLQYFVSPDIEGSVLALRFQNLFLQICIPLFCAYTAACCQQTRYPRMPYVVVLLLLALMPFNFIMPFGLRYETLEGLRTFTIWGKEVSVLKGNISPISYIQYVICFAVLVWVSLQFKHLIKHSRATTYIACVASLLLVALVSAILIESGHLDFFYLSGFACILLMIQASISQAAERRSNNRKLGITSLKLDQELRRSSAHKTRSNQLVQVVEQSPNAIVICENGGTVTSMNQAGIDFWGGRLDQSNINLLNELAVTYGGFNLRPHAISAMGHLTLPPIKSNKLPNTINQYLPSNITLEFDIYTTVDLNNEIDLIVIYSRDVTEEYFSQQAFEHLARSVSYSSDSSFFDGLVSHLSALVGASAAFVGKITSNKQQIETVSLMVNGKITRNVTYDLNGTPSLKVITDRECHFAQGIQAAFPEDATLRELNIESYVGVPLFDKESEIIGILTILDIKPIVETPHLIHILNILAARASAEIQRQTAETRMNRMAYEDHLTGLPNRARANEHLASLLKTIRSTPQTATLLNANIDHFKMINDELGHSTGDQIINAISIKMRELFPPSVFISRYGGDELLFISMNTSQTAVELAHEVLRAFHQPISIGEHVVDVSATIGIVQLSQHTQSSLAAIRQSELALYHAKDNVRGSFYEYEDSLESEAKNNLIIQTLLKQAITNNELEVHYQPQVNANGKLFGAEALVRWPNSPQGPISPAVFVPIAEQSGLIHKLGDWVFERCIEQLTVWHNNNQFDGHLSINVSAWQFALPGFVERTTERIKRSNLPISYFCIELTETGLLSDIGDTVNKLKQLRTFGLKIALDDFGTGYSSLAYLQQLPLDILKIDKLFVDELETNATSSLASTMISMSHQMKLDVVAEGVETAQQVDALEALKCDIYQGYHFAKPMPAVEFIEWTHRYTTPLNQPDSSRSK; this is translated from the coding sequence TTGATTGAACTGGTTTTTTACATCTCCATCGGCTTTATTCTTTACGCCGCGTTTAATGCACTCTCTTTTGCGGCATTAAACCGTCGTAACTCAGACAAACTCTGGTTCGCCGCGCTCGCCATTTGCGTAGGATTCTACCAATATTTCACACTACAATACTTTGTCTCCCCAGACATCGAAGGCTCAGTTTTAGCCCTACGTTTTCAGAACTTATTTTTACAAATTTGCATACCGCTGTTTTGTGCCTATACAGCAGCGTGTTGCCAGCAAACTCGTTACCCTCGCATGCCCTACGTTGTGGTGCTGCTATTACTCGCTCTCATGCCATTCAACTTTATAATGCCTTTTGGTTTGCGGTATGAGACTTTAGAAGGCCTAAGAACCTTCACCATTTGGGGCAAGGAAGTCTCTGTTCTCAAAGGAAACATCAGCCCCATTTCTTATATTCAGTATGTAATTTGTTTTGCGGTGCTGGTTTGGGTATCGTTGCAATTTAAACACCTTATTAAACACTCTCGGGCAACCACCTACATAGCCTGCGTTGCGAGCTTATTACTTGTGGCATTGGTAAGCGCGATACTCATTGAGTCGGGGCATCTCGATTTCTTCTATCTATCCGGTTTTGCCTGTATTTTGTTGATGATTCAAGCGAGTATCTCGCAGGCCGCAGAGCGGCGTTCAAATAATCGTAAACTGGGCATTACATCACTCAAATTAGATCAAGAGCTTCGCCGCAGTAGCGCTCATAAAACCCGCTCAAACCAATTGGTTCAAGTCGTTGAGCAATCGCCAAATGCCATTGTAATTTGTGAGAATGGTGGCACTGTAACGTCTATGAATCAGGCTGGAATTGATTTTTGGGGCGGGCGACTCGACCAATCCAACATCAATTTGTTGAATGAACTAGCAGTGACCTACGGTGGCTTTAATTTGCGCCCGCACGCAATATCAGCCATGGGTCATTTAACACTACCGCCCATAAAGTCGAACAAACTCCCCAACACTATCAATCAGTATTTACCCAGCAATATCACACTTGAGTTTGATATATATACAACAGTCGATTTAAACAACGAAATCGATTTGATTGTAATCTATTCAAGAGATGTCACCGAAGAGTACTTTAGCCAACAAGCATTCGAACATTTAGCACGCAGCGTATCTTATAGCTCTGATTCGAGTTTTTTCGATGGTTTGGTCAGCCATTTATCAGCTTTAGTGGGCGCAAGTGCGGCATTTGTAGGGAAAATCACAAGCAACAAACAGCAGATTGAAACCGTGTCATTGATGGTGAATGGCAAAATCACTCGTAATGTCACTTACGATCTCAATGGAACACCAAGTCTTAAAGTGATCACCGATCGAGAATGCCATTTTGCTCAGGGCATTCAAGCCGCGTTCCCAGAAGACGCCACCTTGAGAGAACTGAATATAGAAAGCTATGTGGGTGTTCCCTTGTTCGACAAAGAATCTGAGATTATTGGCATTCTCACGATACTGGATATCAAACCTATTGTTGAAACGCCCCATCTCATTCATATTTTAAACATTCTGGCAGCTCGTGCATCCGCCGAGATTCAGCGTCAGACAGCTGAAACCCGCATGAATAGAATGGCTTATGAAGACCATTTAACCGGCCTTCCCAACCGAGCGCGGGCCAACGAACACCTAGCATCATTGCTCAAAACTATTCGCAGCACGCCGCAAACAGCTACGCTACTGAATGCCAACATTGATCACTTCAAAATGATCAATGATGAATTGGGCCACAGTACCGGCGATCAGATCATTAATGCCATTAGCATTAAGATGCGTGAACTTTTTCCGCCCAGCGTTTTCATTTCTAGGTATGGCGGAGATGAATTGTTGTTTATATCGATGAATACGTCACAAACAGCCGTGGAGCTAGCCCACGAAGTCCTCCGCGCATTTCATCAACCGATTAGCATTGGTGAGCATGTGGTTGATGTGTCGGCGACTATTGGTATCGTCCAGTTATCTCAGCACACACAAAGCTCACTTGCGGCGATTCGTCAGTCGGAACTTGCTTTGTATCACGCTAAAGATAACGTTCGGGGTAGTTTTTATGAATACGAAGATTCTCTCGAATCTGAAGCCAAAAATAACCTCATCATACAAACACTCCTGAAACAGGCCATTACTAACAACGAGCTTGAGGTGCACTATCAACCTCAAGTCAATGCAAACGGTAAACTGTTTGGAGCCGAAGCTCTGGTTCGCTGGCCTAATTCACCACAAGGTCCAATATCACCGGCTGTATTTGTGCCCATTGCAGAGCAATCAGGTCTGATTCATAAGCTCGGAGATTGGGTCTTCGAACGATGCATTGAGCAACTTACTGTTTGGCACAATAACAACCAATTTGATGGTCACTTATCCATTAACGTATCAGCATGGCAGTTTGCCTTACCTGGTTTTGTAGAACGCACCACCGAGCGCATCAAACGCAGCAACTTGCCCATTTCATATTTCTGCATTGAATTAACCGAAACAGGCCTTTTAAGCGACATTGGTGATACGGTAAACAAGTTGAAGCAACTCCGTACATTTGGCCTTAAGATCGCGCTGGATGATTTTGGAACAGGTTACTCCTCTCTAGCCTATTTGCAGCAACTCCCTCTGGATATTCTCAAAATCGACAAATTATTCGTCGATGAACTCGAAACAAACGCAACATCTTCACTTGCCAGCACCATGATTTCTATGAGTCATCAGATGAAACTTGATGTGGTTGCAGAAGGCGTAGAAACAGCTCAACAAGTAGATGCTCTTGAAGCATTGAAATGCGATATATATCAGGGGTATCACTTCGCGAAACCCATGCCAGCCGTTGAATTTATTGAATGGACGCATCGCTACACCACGCCACTCAATCAGCCCGACTCGTCTCGGTCAAAGTAA
- a CDS encoding choice-of-anchor A family protein, with protein MRHGIMKSLVCAATFFSASVLALPLDTYNLIVLEDLEYLSGHVQGKTLVGGNLNPSNSNHSLGFGSRLSGGTSLEVVGNIGNVGITLENGTNLIYGGTNNAAHINRNGGGEVYYDPSMSIKAVADELFAATSSYNSLSANGTVGVVSSKVLFEYSGVDDTAVFDFDSGLYLNSNLDLNLDAGNAENIVINVSGKNIEFGNQKPLDGFNNGNHFDWSKIIWNFFEAETIDFGNAQMVGAVLAPFASVSGGSQFDGSVAVKTFQGSQQFHTPVYRGPQPPKPPTTQIPNPSSLILIALGLLALRTNQRTLRPA; from the coding sequence GTGAGACACGGAATTATGAAGTCACTGGTATGCGCCGCTACCTTTTTTAGCGCCAGCGTTTTGGCATTGCCGCTCGACACCTATAACCTCATTGTCTTAGAGGATTTGGAGTATTTGTCGGGTCACGTGCAAGGTAAAACCCTCGTAGGCGGCAACCTTAATCCAAGCAACTCAAATCACAGTTTGGGGTTCGGATCACGCCTTTCGGGCGGAACTTCTCTAGAAGTGGTCGGCAATATTGGGAATGTGGGCATCACATTAGAAAATGGCACAAATCTAATTTACGGCGGTACCAACAACGCTGCGCATATAAATAGAAACGGCGGTGGTGAGGTTTACTACGACCCCAGCATGTCGATAAAAGCTGTTGCAGATGAACTATTTGCAGCAACAAGCAGCTACAACTCTTTGTCTGCAAATGGCACCGTCGGTGTGGTCAGCAGCAAAGTATTGTTCGAGTACTCAGGTGTAGACGATACAGCAGTGTTTGACTTTGACAGTGGCTTGTACCTCAACAGCAATCTAGATCTTAACCTAGATGCAGGCAATGCTGAAAACATTGTCATCAATGTTTCTGGCAAAAATATTGAATTTGGAAATCAAAAACCACTTGATGGTTTTAATAACGGTAATCATTTTGATTGGAGTAAAATCATTTGGAACTTCTTTGAAGCTGAAACCATTGATTTTGGCAACGCACAAATGGTGGGTGCAGTTTTAGCACCATTTGCGTCAGTGTCGGGTGGCTCACAATTTGATGGCTCCGTGGCCGTTAAAACCTTCCAAGGTTCTCAGCAATTCCACACGCCGGTATATCGAGGACCACAACCACCGAAGCCACCAACAACGCAGATTCCAAACCCATCTTCGCTGATCTTAATTGCGTTGGGCCTGTTGGCATTAAGAACGAATCAACGAACGCTGCGCCCAGCCTAA
- a CDS encoding TIGR02808 family protein encodes MSTLESIIWHILGYAAMPMIFIFGFIGVALVSLLFLHLRGVKPVEDGETL; translated from the coding sequence ATGAGTACTTTGGAATCCATTATTTGGCATATTCTCGGATATGCTGCGATGCCGATGATCTTTATTTTCGGATTTATCGGAGTCGCCCTCGTTTCACTTCTGTTTCTTCATCTACGCGGTGTAAAACCCGTTGAGGACGGCGAAACTTTATGA
- a CDS encoding chaperone NapD yields MSLSSIHTDDLVEESVHLSGVLVRCMPERVVDVSAQINQLKGASVDSLSTDNALIVIIEELEDSMKLADQMHHIQLMSGVISASMIYHHSDKYLEPSSRSASEETVQ; encoded by the coding sequence ATGAGCCTCTCCAGTATCCATACGGATGATTTGGTAGAGGAATCTGTTCACTTGTCGGGAGTGCTGGTTCGATGCATGCCCGAGCGAGTGGTAGACGTTTCTGCTCAAATCAATCAATTGAAAGGCGCGAGTGTGGACTCATTAAGCACCGATAATGCACTAATTGTCATTATCGAAGAGCTTGAGGACAGCATGAAACTCGCCGACCAAATGCACCACATTCAATTAATGTCTGGCGTAATTTCCGCCTCCATGATTTATCACCATAGCGACAAATATCTGGAACCTAGTTCGAGATCTGCTTCTGAGGAGACAGTGCAGTGA
- the napA gene encoding nitrate reductase catalytic subunit NapA codes for MKLNRRDFIKTQAVAATAAAAGISTPILASNVTTDSSTNTVSWEKAPCRFCGTGCSVLVGTQHGKVVATQGDPEAPVNKGLNCIKGYFLSKVMYGTDRLTTPLLRMKNGKYDKSGDFAPVSWDQAFDVMADKFKVSLKKDLEANKGKPADQLTSSVGMFGSGQWTVWEGYAASKLMKAGFRSNNIDPNARHCMASAVVGFMRTFGMDEPMGCYDDIEHADSFVLWGSNMAEMHPILWSRLADRRLSHPHVKVHVLSTFEHRSFELSDNDMIFTPQTDLAILNYIANYIIQNKKVNKDFVNKHTQFRRGDTDIGYGLRPENPLQQAAENPDSGGSKPMSFDEYAKFVADYDVESVSKLSGVPADHLEKLAQDYADPKVKVTSFWTMGFNQHTRGVWANNLVYNIHLLTGKISTPGNSPFSLTGQPSACGTAREVGTFAHRLPADMVVANPKHRATAEKIWNLPEGTVPGKVGYHAVLQDRMLNDGKLNAYWVMCNNNMQAGPNINEERLPGYRNPNNFIVCSDPYPTATAQAADLILPTAMWVEKEGAYGNAERRTQFWHQQVKSPEGAKSDLWQLMEFSKRFKVEEVWPADLIAKEPSLKGKTLYNVLFENGNVNKFPVEECTAELNDESHECGFYVQKGLFEEYAAFGRGHAHDLAPFETYHNERGLRWPVVDGEETLRRYKEGSDPYVKDGADFEFYGKPDGKAIIFALPFEPAAESPDDEFDLWLSTGRVLEHWHTGTMTRRVPELYKAVPDAVIYMHPDDAKSRGLRRGEEARIVSRRGEVRTRVETRGRNRPPKGLIFMPFFDAKQLVNKVTLDATDPLSKQTDFKKCAVKVIKA; via the coding sequence GTGAAACTGAATCGACGCGACTTTATTAAAACCCAAGCGGTTGCTGCGACAGCGGCAGCAGCAGGTATCAGCACGCCGATTTTGGCGAGCAATGTGACAACAGACTCAAGCACGAACACTGTGTCTTGGGAAAAAGCACCTTGCCGTTTTTGTGGTACCGGTTGTAGTGTTTTAGTCGGCACTCAGCATGGTAAGGTGGTTGCCACTCAAGGTGATCCCGAAGCCCCCGTGAACAAAGGCCTAAATTGCATTAAGGGTTACTTCTTATCAAAAGTAATGTACGGCACAGATCGCCTCACCACGCCATTATTACGTATGAAAAACGGCAAATATGATAAGAGTGGTGATTTTGCGCCAGTCAGCTGGGATCAAGCGTTTGATGTGATGGCTGACAAATTTAAAGTTTCTTTAAAGAAAGATCTCGAAGCCAATAAAGGTAAACCCGCTGATCAGTTGACTTCGTCAGTGGGTATGTTTGGCTCTGGCCAATGGACGGTTTGGGAAGGTTATGCCGCCTCCAAGCTCATGAAAGCAGGATTCCGATCCAATAACATCGACCCGAATGCACGTCACTGTATGGCTTCAGCGGTGGTCGGTTTTATGCGTACTTTTGGTATGGATGAACCGATGGGCTGTTATGACGACATCGAGCATGCCGACAGCTTCGTTTTATGGGGCTCGAATATGGCTGAAATGCATCCTATTTTGTGGTCACGTTTAGCCGACCGCCGACTCAGTCATCCGCATGTAAAAGTGCATGTGTTGAGTACCTTTGAGCATCGTAGTTTTGAACTGTCAGACAATGACATGATTTTCACGCCGCAAACTGATTTAGCGATTCTGAATTACATTGCCAATTACATTATTCAGAATAAAAAGGTCAATAAAGACTTTGTCAATAAGCACACTCAGTTCCGCCGAGGCGATACTGACATTGGTTATGGTTTGCGTCCTGAAAATCCATTGCAACAAGCGGCAGAAAACCCTGATTCAGGCGGCTCAAAGCCAATGAGTTTCGATGAATATGCAAAATTTGTTGCTGATTACGACGTTGAATCGGTGTCTAAGCTATCAGGGGTGCCTGCTGACCATCTTGAAAAGCTCGCCCAAGACTACGCTGATCCAAAAGTGAAAGTCACATCGTTTTGGACCATGGGCTTTAACCAACATACTCGTGGTGTTTGGGCCAACAACTTGGTGTACAACATCCATTTGTTAACCGGTAAAATATCAACACCGGGTAACAGTCCATTTTCGTTAACGGGTCAACCGTCTGCATGTGGTACCGCACGTGAAGTGGGAACCTTTGCTCACCGACTACCGGCCGACATGGTTGTGGCGAATCCAAAACACCGAGCAACCGCAGAAAAAATCTGGAATCTGCCAGAGGGTACCGTGCCCGGTAAGGTAGGTTATCACGCCGTATTGCAAGATCGCATGCTGAACGATGGCAAGCTCAATGCCTACTGGGTGATGTGCAACAACAACATGCAAGCAGGCCCCAATATTAACGAAGAACGCTTGCCGGGTTATCGCAACCCTAACAACTTCATTGTGTGTTCTGACCCATACCCAACAGCCACGGCACAAGCTGCAGACTTGATCCTCCCGACTGCAATGTGGGTAGAAAAAGAAGGTGCATACGGCAATGCCGAGCGTCGAACTCAGTTCTGGCATCAGCAAGTCAAATCACCTGAAGGTGCAAAGTCAGATTTGTGGCAGCTTATGGAGTTCTCCAAACGCTTCAAGGTCGAAGAAGTTTGGCCTGCCGACTTAATTGCCAAAGAGCCATCGTTGAAAGGTAAAACTTTGTATAACGTGTTGTTCGAGAATGGCAATGTCAATAAATTCCCAGTGGAAGAATGCACTGCTGAATTGAATGATGAATCACATGAATGTGGTTTCTATGTTCAAAAAGGTCTTTTTGAAGAGTACGCAGCATTTGGCCGAGGCCATGCACATGACTTAGCGCCATTTGAAACATATCACAACGAGCGTGGTTTACGGTGGCCTGTTGTTGATGGCGAAGAAACTCTGCGCCGCTACAAAGAAGGCAGCGATCCTTATGTGAAAGACGGAGCCGACTTTGAGTTCTATGGCAAACCCGACGGTAAGGCCATCATTTTTGCATTGCCGTTTGAACCTGCTGCGGAATCGCCAGACGATGAGTTTGACTTGTGGTTAAGCACAGGCCGAGTGTTAGAACACTGGCATACTGGCACCATGACCCGCCGTGTTCCAGAACTTTACAAAGCCGTGCCGGATGCAGTGATTTACATGCACCCAGACGACGCCAAGTCACGTGGATTACGCCGAGGCGAAGAAGCTCGCATTGTTTCTCGTCGTGGCGAAGTAAGAACACGAGTGGAAACGCGAGGCCGTAACAGACCGCCAAAAGGCCTCATTTTTATGCCGTTTTTTGATGCCAAGCAGTTGGTGAATAAAGTCACGCTAGATGCCACCGATCCGCTATCTAAGCAGACCGATTTCAAAAAATGTGCTGTTAAAGTGATCAAGGCTTAA
- a CDS encoding nitrate reductase cytochrome c-type subunit produces the protein MKFLLKVAATLLAGASVVAIAADSNSEYVSNGGVKSLRGETELNQEAPAERLKAPRRETGGTLDRNYVYQPPMIPHATRDYPTDLNSNKCLTCHGWKYAGKMGAPKVSPTHFDSRAGVTLANISPRRYFCQQCHVSQDDAAPLVGNTFEPVDALRIDHPAAAQ, from the coding sequence ATGAAATTTTTACTGAAAGTCGCTGCAACACTCCTCGCTGGTGCATCTGTGGTTGCCATTGCTGCTGATTCTAACAGTGAATATGTGAGCAATGGTGGTGTGAAGTCATTGCGAGGTGAGACTGAACTGAATCAAGAAGCGCCTGCGGAACGTTTGAAAGCGCCGCGTCGCGAAACCGGAGGCACGCTTGATCGAAATTATGTGTATCAACCGCCTATGATTCCGCACGCAACGCGCGATTATCCAACCGATTTAAATAGCAATAAATGTTTGACGTGCCATGGTTGGAAGTACGCAGGCAAAATGGGAGCTCCCAAAGTGAGCCCCACTCACTTTGACAGTCGTGCGGGTGTGACGCTGGCAAACATTTCTCCTCGTCGTTACTTTTGTCAGCAGTGCCATGTGTCTCAAGACGATGCAGCGCCGTTGGTGGGTAATACATTTGAACCCGTTGATGCGTTACGGATTGACCATCCTGCGGCAGCACAGTAG
- a CDS encoding NapC/NirT family cytochrome c: MWRLFCKPAGIATWVVLCLGFVGGIVFWGGFNWGMEATNTEEFCSSCHAPIVEEIATTIHFTNRSGVRAICSDCHVPHKWTDKIVRKVQASKEVFAHLMGTIDTRDKFEARRLHLAEREWDRLEKNNSLECRNCHDFEYMDFSVQNPRAMQNHSTYLAKGEKTCIDCHKGIAHRLPDMEGVKGWEQ; the protein is encoded by the coding sequence ATGTGGCGCTTGTTTTGTAAGCCTGCAGGTATCGCAACTTGGGTGGTATTGTGTTTAGGCTTTGTGGGCGGCATCGTTTTTTGGGGTGGATTTAACTGGGGAATGGAGGCGACGAATACCGAAGAATTTTGTTCGAGCTGCCACGCGCCGATTGTGGAAGAAATTGCCACTACAATCCACTTTACCAACCGCTCAGGTGTGAGAGCCATTTGTTCAGATTGTCACGTGCCGCATAAATGGACCGACAAAATTGTGCGAAAAGTGCAAGCCAGCAAAGAAGTATTTGCACACTTAATGGGTACTATTGATACCCGTGATAAGTTTGAAGCGCGCCGTTTGCATTTAGCTGAGCGAGAGTGGGACCGACTTGAGAAAAACAATTCATTGGAATGCCGTAACTGCCACGACTTTGAATACATGGACTTCTCTGTTCAGAACCCGAGAGCTATGCAAAACCACAGTACATATCTGGCCAAGGGCGAGAAAACCTGTATTGATTGCCATAAAGGCATTGCGCACCGCCTTCCTGATATGGAAGGGGTGAAGGGCTGGGAACAGTAA
- a CDS encoding CvfB family protein, with protein sequence MISLGQMNRLSVTERQDEAWLLHAEGDDRQVMLPIEDAPNNMKIDDSIQVFVYRDTNENLVATTARPQVMVGQMAMLTAKHNTAYGTFFDWGLPKDILVPRREQREPVEPGEKMLVYVYIDDADRIAASGKYRNYIDLERHSYQDGDEVHITVGEETPLGFGVVIDYKFSGLIYEDELFRKVKIGDQFKGYIRQVREDGLLDVSTQQPGYGKVPVLAEQILKKLEKTGGKLMMSDKSDPRDIKREFNCSKKAFKQAIGALKKNQTIDIFPDSIVLKK encoded by the coding sequence GTGATTTCTCTGGGTCAAATGAATCGCCTCTCTGTGACTGAACGCCAAGACGAAGCTTGGTTGTTACATGCAGAAGGGGACGACCGCCAAGTTATGCTTCCCATCGAAGATGCGCCTAATAACATGAAGATAGACGACTCCATTCAAGTGTTTGTCTATCGCGATACCAATGAAAATTTAGTGGCAACAACGGCCCGCCCGCAAGTGATGGTTGGGCAAATGGCAATGCTTACGGCCAAGCACAACACTGCATACGGAACGTTTTTTGACTGGGGCTTGCCGAAAGATATCTTGGTCCCCCGACGTGAACAGCGAGAGCCGGTTGAACCAGGCGAAAAAATGTTAGTGTATGTATATATTGATGATGCCGACCGTATTGCCGCCAGCGGTAAATATAGAAACTACATTGATTTAGAACGTCACTCATATCAGGACGGCGATGAAGTCCATATCACTGTAGGTGAAGAAACTCCCCTGGGCTTTGGGGTTGTGATTGATTATAAATTTTCGGGCTTAATTTACGAAGACGAGCTGTTTCGTAAAGTTAAAATTGGCGATCAGTTCAAAGGTTATATTCGTCAAGTTCGTGAAGATGGTTTGTTAGATGTATCTACGCAGCAACCCGGCTATGGAAAAGTGCCCGTATTGGCCGAACAAATCCTTAAAAAGTTGGAAAAAACTGGCGGTAAATTGATGATGTCAGATAAGTCTGATCCACGCGATATTAAACGTGAATTTAACTGCAGTAAAAAGGCCTTTAAGCAAGCTATAGGGGCACTGAAAAAGAATCAGACCATTGATATTTTTCCAGATTCAATCGTACTTAAAAAGTAA
- a CDS encoding DUF885 domain-containing protein, with translation MSFSHLNVWAVARPFAVLWAVLSLSGCGDVLTDVKKELVSQQQSNEKQLTTDEEKLAHLISRYWSFRLEISPMSASYMGRPDILDVDDMSPLAVSERQVYSEMFTNRALEINRENLSDESKLNLDIVRYQIENYASYFKYQQHLMPLTSEYGFHSQLISYLSRQVISDQAKAEQYLAALSKVRLYMAQQTDWLKIGINRGVTQPQEVMQGFEASIEAYITQLPQDHVLYQPLAQLPDSINAEQQQHIQSKAKALIKYEINPAYEQFYDFFVNTYLPSARQTIGVSEIPRGSEFYQDRVHYFTTQPMTVEEVHQLGLSEVARIRAEMQQIIDQLEFEGSFADFLLYLRTDPQFYATTPEQLLNVASRIAKRADAQLPKFFKTLPRRPYGVEPVPEAIAPKYTTGRYVPPHNETDAGYYWVNTYALDKRPLYVLQSLTLHEAVPGHHLQGALSSEQKNLPDFRSHSYISAFGEGWGLYSEYLGLEMGFYRGPYDNFGRLTYEMWRALRLVVDTGIHAKGWTRQQAIDYMAENSALSMHNIQTEVDRYITWPGQALSYKVGELTIKRLRAKAERELGEHFDIREFHDEVLRHGSIPLNALETQIDAFIQHHMPRPKNT, from the coding sequence ATGAGCTTTAGTCATCTGAATGTATGGGCTGTTGCTAGACCGTTCGCTGTATTGTGGGCAGTCTTGAGTTTGAGTGGCTGCGGCGATGTGCTCACCGATGTGAAAAAAGAGTTAGTGTCTCAACAGCAATCCAACGAGAAGCAATTGACTACCGATGAAGAAAAACTGGCGCATTTAATTTCTCGCTATTGGAGTTTTCGGTTAGAAATTTCTCCCATGTCTGCCTCTTATATGGGCCGCCCCGATATTTTAGACGTGGACGATATGTCGCCATTAGCGGTGTCTGAACGCCAAGTTTACTCAGAGATGTTTACCAATCGTGCACTCGAAATTAACCGCGAAAATCTATCAGACGAATCCAAACTCAATTTAGATATTGTTCGGTATCAAATTGAGAATTATGCGTCGTATTTTAAATATCAGCAGCATCTCATGCCGTTGACATCTGAATACGGTTTTCATAGTCAGCTTATTTCATATCTCAGTCGTCAAGTCATTTCTGATCAAGCTAAGGCTGAGCAGTACCTCGCAGCGTTATCTAAAGTTCGACTCTACATGGCGCAGCAAACAGATTGGTTGAAAATTGGCATCAATCGAGGTGTCACTCAGCCGCAAGAGGTCATGCAAGGTTTTGAAGCAAGCATTGAGGCCTACATAACCCAGCTGCCGCAAGACCATGTTTTGTATCAGCCATTGGCCCAACTGCCAGATTCAATCAATGCCGAGCAGCAGCAACACATTCAAAGCAAAGCTAAAGCCTTGATTAAATACGAAATTAATCCAGCCTATGAGCAGTTTTACGACTTCTTTGTGAATACTTATTTGCCCTCGGCTCGTCAAACTATCGGTGTGTCTGAAATACCAAGAGGCTCGGAGTTCTACCAGGATCGTGTTCATTACTTTACGACTCAACCCATGACTGTGGAGGAAGTACATCAGTTAGGATTGTCTGAAGTGGCTCGCATTCGAGCTGAAATGCAACAGATCATCGACCAGCTTGAATTTGAAGGAAGTTTCGCGGATTTCCTGCTCTACTTGCGAACAGACCCTCAATTTTATGCAACAACGCCGGAGCAATTGCTCAATGTAGCTTCGCGGATCGCGAAACGCGCAGATGCTCAATTACCTAAGTTTTTTAAAACCTTACCTCGCAGGCCGTATGGGGTAGAACCTGTGCCTGAAGCCATTGCGCCCAAATATACCACGGGGCGCTACGTGCCACCGCACAATGAAACCGATGCAGGTTATTACTGGGTAAATACCTATGCACTCGACAAGCGACCATTGTATGTATTGCAGTCGCTCACCTTGCATGAAGCCGTTCCCGGTCACCACCTACAAGGTGCGCTGAGCAGTGAACAAAAGAATTTGCCGGATTTTCGCTCTCATTCTTACATTTCAGCCTTTGGCGAAGGATGGGGCTTGTACAGCGAGTACCTTGGTTTAGAAATGGGGTTCTACCGAGGCCCCTATGACAACTTTGGGCGCTTAACATATGAAATGTGGCGCGCATTGCGATTGGTGGTTGATACTGGTATTCATGCCAAAGGCTGGACACGCCAACAGGCGATTGACTACATGGCTGAAAATAGTGCGTTGAGCATGCATAACATTCAGACAGAGGTCGACCGTTATATCACATGGCCGGGCCAAGCGTTGTCATACAAAGTGGGGGAGCTGACCATTAAACGTCTCAGAGCTAAAGCCGAACGGGAACTCGGCGAACATTTCGATATTCGAGAGTTTCATGATGAAGTACTGCGCCATGGCTCTATCCCGTTAAATGCGCTCGAAACTCAAATTGACGCGTTTATCCAGCATCACATGCCACGCCCAAAGAACACTTAA